In Dermacentor andersoni chromosome 4, qqDerAnde1_hic_scaffold, whole genome shotgun sequence, the following proteins share a genomic window:
- the LOC126536437 gene encoding ubiquitin-conjugating enzyme E2-17 kDa-like, translating to MSKTATKPALAKIQRELREISRDPPTNCSAGPVDPGDLFLWQATIVGPDDSPFEKGVFKLKIRFPEDYPFKPPEVKFNTRIYHPNINNNGYICLDILKSHWCPSLTIATVLMSIMVLMCDPNPDDPLVPEVANVYKTDKDAYNAIAKEWTRRYAME from the exons ATGTCCAAGACGGCGACTAAGCCGGCCTTGGCCAAGATCCAACGGGAGCTGCGCGAGATCAGCCGAGACCCGCCGACCAACTGCTCGGCCGGGCCCGTGGACCCGGGCGACTTGTTCCTATGGCAGGCCACCATCGTAGGGCCCGACGACTCGCCGTTCGAAAAAG GAGTTTTCAAGCTTAAAATTCGCTTCCCGGAGGACTACCCTTTCAAGCCGCCCGAGGTGAAGTTCAACACGCGTATCTACCACCCGAACATCAACAACAACGGCTACATCTGCCTGGACATTCTCAAGTCTCACTGGTGCCCATCTCTGACCATCGCCACGGTGCTGATGTCCATCATGGTGCTCATGTGCGACCCAAATCCTGACGACCCTCTCGTGCCCGAGGTGGCCAACGTGTACAAGACGGACAAAGACGCCTACAATGCCATCGCCAAGGAGTGGACTAGACGATACGCCATGGAGTGA